GGGGTTGAGTATTCGTGAAAATACAGTCGAAGTACCTACTTGTTTACTGTTATAGCTAGGAAGCTCTGCTTAGAACAGAGTTGAATAAAAATACTACATTGTCTAGACGCGAGACACCCAAGGCGCTGTTATGTGATTTATCGAATAGGTAATGATGGATGAAGAATAAGATGGGTTTTATTTGGTGGCACGAAAGATGAATTAATGATGACGCTACGAATTCGGCAGTAGAATGGAATCATCGATTTAGGCGGGGGACATTCTTTCTAGTATAAATATTGTATACTGTATGGATAGGGTTAGTAAGAAGTTTGATAACTGATCAAGAATGAAATCGGTAGGTTGAAAACAGTGctttgattttcatttcatcagTGCAATTCCcacattttatttttcatgcaTCATTTCAGGATTAGTGAATAGTTAATTTTCAATTATAGTAATAGCTTTGTAACGAAACATTGAGTAGGTATGGTTTCATGCATACTATAACTTTGgaatttcgaatatttcagcaataaattgaaagaaccgTTCGTCACTTTTCATAGGCATGATAATTTCTAAAATTGAACGTTCACACATCTATTCTCTATCAAGCGATTAGGGATGTTTTCGACGCAAAACTGGATCCATTCAAAAGTTTCTTTTcacaatgaaaatttcattattatcataAATTTTTTAGGATGTATACAAGTAATTATCTTCCAAATGAAAATACGATATTGATTAAATTTTACGAAAAAACGAAATGACTCAAAAAAAGCACCTGATGCCATATGTTTTGTCGCACCTGCACTTGTTCTTCTGGTTACCCTGAAAGTTTCTTATTTCCAATGGGACACACTATATTTTCTGATTTTAAAAGGACTCGTTATGTGAACCTATTGGAAGTGAATTGAGAGGACAAGAAACAATTGCTTCATATTTCTCCAGAAAACGTCTACTTATACGTTGTTTAGAAGTTTGACATGATTCCTCTAACATCCCATTTGAAAAGTTAAATAAACCCCCATTTCTCTTTTGTGGGACACCcgatatattcgaaaatattttaaggTTGTGTTATTCATGGAGTAGGTAATTCAAGTTTGCATCAAAAAATTCTGCTCAACTTTGACGGTTACACTTATATCTTCAGCTGCGGCACTAGTGTGACAACCTGTATATATGCAGTGATTTGTTATCTGCTAACTTTTTCAAAAGACGAGATATTTTTTGAAGGTGGAATTCGAAAATTGCCTTAGTGGTAGAAAAACGCCGAAGCCAGTTATGGAGAAAACTTCTTATAATCGGTTTGTCCATTTTGTCctgaaataaattcattttcaacaatgaaaaaactGATCGAACTAATTTGTACTAACAATAAATAGTTTCATATATATAATTAATATCACATTTTATACCTTGGGTTCATAAAACGAAATTCTTGGCACTTAATGAACTTCCTTCACTACATCCTATCAGATATTTTTAATATCCTTCATTCCAATATTATAGTCCTTGTTGAAAACTGTTAATGTCAATGGTGCATGAATATGTGTACATTTTTTCCAGATTTTCCTTATTGTAGCTGCACTTTGTGCCACTTGCTATGCACAACAGCTCTCCACGAAGGAACCTATTCCAATTGTCAAATATATCAATGAAGGTGTAGGACCTGAGGGGGCTTATCAATGGGGGTAAGTGAATGTTTTTACACGAGAAAAACAAATCGattaaaaatcttcaaaatcgcAGGTTTGAAGCGGCCAATGGTATTGCAGCTGAAGAACAAGGCTCTCTCAAGAATGCCGGCACAGAAAATGAATCTATTCAAGTCCAAGGATCTGCAAGATGGACTTCTGAAGATGGAACTCCAATCGAACTCACTTACGTTGCCGACGAAAATGGATTCCAACCAAGAGGGGCCCATCTTCCTACTCCTCCACCAATCCCAGTAGCAATTCAGAGGTCACTAGACTGGATCGCAGCACATCCTCAGCAAGAAGAGAATCAGAGGTTTGCCGCCAGTAATCAACAATCTGTCTTCAAACAGAGAAAATACTGAAAACTGTTAAATTTACGAGGATAATTATCTGTATATAATGTTGTTatgttttctgaataaataCTAGAGCTGTGGAGAATTCAATAGAAATACTTTTGGATGAATCATAGTCGCAAGTTGTATGAAGATTC
The nucleotide sequence above comes from Coccinella septempunctata chromosome 4, icCocSept1.1, whole genome shotgun sequence. Encoded proteins:
- the LOC123312105 gene encoding endocuticle structural glycoprotein SgAbd-8-like; translation: MKSIFLIVAALCATCYAQQLSTKEPIPIVKYINEGVGPEGAYQWGFEAANGIAAEEQGSLKNAGTENESIQVQGSARWTSEDGTPIELTYVADENGFQPRGAHLPTPPPIPVAIQRSLDWIAAHPQQEENQRFAASNQQSVFKQRKY